tctccaggagcagaaatatccctcacgtttatgctgactcgcacacacatgctgagctccccggagacaagggctgctcctggctccggccgtgccccgggctcccggcggtgctggccagccccagtcgctctacaaagcgaggctgcagccgctctgggcagaacccgctgggtgccacgtcaggaggagtcaggagaaactcatctccctgccctgtgcccacagctgggagctgcccccccgccaccggctcctccagcgcacaccgagacaaaagagagggggcagcaccgacggccccagcttctcaccctcacagccctgctgcatcctctgggcagggctggccccgccgatctctgcggctccctttgcagacgtggcttgctccccgcttacaccagcctcctgactgaccaggcgctccaggtcctcaaattcggagaccatggcaggagtgaggagggcGGCAGCCTTCAGGAGGGCGTATTGCTTTCGGGCAacgttcaggacggcagccaggagcctgggacagagagagacagacccaaGAACCAGTTAGCAGGCGAGCGTGAGCCAGCGTCACCAGTAACggaggcccagcagcaccagcgtcacctctgagacacctccttgggcggggcagagcctgttagcagagttttggggcaagagaggcaaactgaagtcgagagatacccaagttgtaaatctcttcctggacaacccgagctgtgagttgtgtgtttacctgttagttacagggacaaaacggcacctgcaggctctgccgggcttcagacacttgtcagctccggcagaggcagacagatccaggcacacgtcaaggccagcctccctcaagaggcctttccaaagaggttcattctgccaagatgcttggggcagagacatcagcagatggtgccacgggagccctgccagggcagggcccgggggagcagcggcaagAGGAAAGACTTCGCAGAGGTAATTTCAGGACTAACAATGCGCACTTAAGGCTCacacggtggctgtgcctggaaaccttcactgctgcatttccaggagagactatcccatgggattagatctccaggagccaaatcccttattttacagggccggctgtcatctgcagacaaagacctggtcccacgtccttctggacagcccttaggatggctacaggatgcaacaggagggtgggcagcccgtcctccgcaggcaaacatgaggaagcaacatgtgggaacgacacgaggacactcacgtctctgcccggctgccagacaacccctgcagaaggcaccttggtgtcttcccttccagctggacgtctgcctggtgggctgctctggggctgctgggaggcctttcctctggagcctggagcaatCACCCAAAAGCGCAGCATTAGCCCATCTCTGAGATGAGTTTGTTCCCCAAATTCCCCGTTAGCTGGGAAGTtaaggggttttgccagcagtccacagccccccacacgctGAGCCAGGAGCCCGTGGACCGGGTGagttcctgccctctcccagcgtgcccagggtaccccacgagggtatgtgagccccccaccaggccccactcatcacagcaccccttctctcacctcctcctccagctccattggcatcccaacagactgtccagctcccagctcctgctgctctccatcactccccctctgagccacgctggtctgtgggacagcttcctccaacctgcagaaggcagagaagcagccactgagccagagaagatcctctggggaagctgtcactttgcccaagaagttttgggatggatcaaggagaagaggattaggcctttgcagcccagctttgtgcactgtgctctgccacgctcataactgcccccgagcccagtcgaggtgacgtgcacaccagtaaagaagctcctctgctttctaatggacacctgggctctgaccagcactaaaaccccacaggctcggggcacaccaggaggtcccaccaagctctgtccctgctccccaccagcctcacctgggcagcccctctgggaagccggagggagccagcggcgccagagcctggttctgtgacTCCCGGGCAGCGTCCTCATAGACCCGGAGCTTCGCCCGCAGATCTGCCACCTGCgaggaaggatcagctcttgctcagatggtttcacgagcccaggagctcagagctccacgtccccagcaaaccacagctaaagcgagagccctcccctccccgccagcatctCACCTCCGCTCTCAGCCGCTCGCAGGTGACGGCGTATTTACTAACGTGGCCGTCAGAGCTGGTCAcgttgctcttcagctgcagagacagggccaaggcagaggttaaagcagcactggggctgcacgtacctctctcccagtgctggagctgctcagcctcctccaggctccccagggagccccagggtggctgcagtggacaggagctgcgctcagggacctgctgccgcagtcacaagcctttctgggtgctgggctgaggagctttacacgaagacagggcacacactgtctgcagcttcatccgctgctgtctgcccagagcggcacccccagggctggaaaactcaagctggATAAGGGAGGCACCCACTAACCTCCGCCCCTcaaaccaggctccttcccagccatccccagccgctcccaaacacagagcagatcaccgccgcaacgccagatcctcaccgacaccttgatctccttggcccggccggcgtacttgagggtgttgtaggtgtcctcgtaggccaggacggagggactcacggcggcgatcatgatggtgcggcagtggccgccgatggagtccttcagcaggcgtgtgagcttgctgtcccggtacgggatgtggcttttcctgctctgtaccgagagatcaaggctctgctcagctccaaatctgtgccgcaagggcgcggccaccctcatcccacggcacctctcggagcccagcccaggctgccaccctcaccgcgcgggcagaaccatccccggaggacaccgcgctcacccgcccaccccggcggggccacgcgaggagcagcgttacctttgcctcagccaaggcgttgatgacgttgatgagggccagcagcgagcggttgatgttggcgccctcccggagccgctctcccttggtgttggcgaccgaagctcgctccgagcctgccaggtcgatcaggctcatcttggccactcgcaggtcgccagcgaggccgccagtgcagtcctgctgcttcacgtagatctgcgaggacagaggtgggtgaggctgcagctccaccaggctcgTGGGGCTGCTGGTTGGAGCCAGCATCACCGGTTTCAATGTTTGTGAAACGATGGCAGAGCGGATCACGCAGGCGTGAGATCGAGCGGCAGGAAAGGAGGGGCCCAGcatgctgagaagacaagcaaaaactcggcgatgacttgagcagcaaagccacggaAGGGATCTCGCAAGACGGGACAGAGCTGCGGAAAATAATCAGCGTCTCCTGCACTTGGTGAGCGAGTGGGGTACAGCTGGTCGCGTCCCTGAAGGgcaacaccccaacccaaagccctggcatcatccaggatgtgctcatgcacggtggcagccccagccctgactccgactgtgggtttttccagaaatctcatatgccagtgggggctgcaagcccccagacacagcctcgcagtgccccagggaggcatccaagcagggctggcggtgcccagcccagttcccagctggtgcaggcgaggagggacacagccactgagagtcacccacagcactgctccgtaacttccccttcagcatctctcaagatctcccaggaggagcaaacacttcccccaccgccctggaaacccctcagccccccaggagcggctcctgcatggcctggaggtgccacagagatagatgctggaggctggtaaccgatcctgcatcctcaccagactgtggtttgcctgccgggcagggcagagttccagcacagctcatggattcacggcaggcgggaatccagcacccagtgacaagcccggctgggaaagcatccagacacctggacttccccctgcaagcagcaacgggcaaggcaccaggttcagaatgaaattgc
This genomic interval from Athene noctua chromosome 12, bAthNoc1.hap1.1, whole genome shotgun sequence contains the following:
- the LOC141965209 gene encoding kinesin-like protein KIF18B, with product MMLGPPPQEGSVAVVVCVRPRASCERERAARPVLHVVDQHILVFNPEEHSGPPSSVLPTHGPKHHSKDLKFVFDRVFGEGATQEEVFQHTTHALLDSVLNGYNCSVFAYGATGAGKTYTMLGSEESPGIMYLTMVELYKRIEARQEEKSCEVLVSYQEVYNEQIHDLLEPKGPLAIREDPEKGVVVQGLSFHQPASAEQLLEMLANGNRNRTQHPTDANSTSSRSHAIFQIYVKQQDCTGGLAGDLRVAKMSLIDLAGSERASVANTKGERLREGANINRSLLALINVINALAEAKSRKSHIPYRDSKLTRLLKDSIGGHCRTIMIAAVSPSVLAYEDTYNTLKYAGRAKEIKVSLKSNVTSSDGHVSKYAVTCERLRAEVADLRAKLRVYEDAARESQNQALAPLAPSGFPEGLPRLEEAVPQTSVAQRGSDGEQQELGAGQSVGMPMELEEEAPEERPPSSPRAAHQADVQLEGKTPRCLLQGLSGSRAETLLAAVLNVARKQYALLKAAALLTPAMVSEFEDLERLVSQEAGVSGEQATSAKGAAEIGGASPAQRMQQGCEGEKLGPSVLPPLFCLGVRWRSRWRGGSSQLWAQGREMSFS